TGCGCCGCATCATCGACGAGCAGTACGCCCTGGCGCGCCGCCTGATCGAAGAGAACAGCGACAAGATGCACGCAATGGCCAAGGCGTTGCTCGAATGGGAAACCATCGATTCCGAACAGCTCGACGACATCATGGCTGGCCGCGCTCCGCGTCCGCCCAAGGACTGGACGCCGCGGACCCCTCCTTCGGGCAGCGGCGGCAGTGGCGGCACCCCGGCGGTCAATACCGACCCGGCGCCGACCGCCGCTTGAGGTGGGCTTGAAATCAAGCAGCAACGGGGCCTCTGGCCCCGTTTTCCATGGTGGTGCGCCGAATGGCGGAACGCATGCCGCGGTCTGGCAGACCTCCCGTTTCAGGATCGATCTCGCGCAGCCGCGCGTGATGGGTATCGTCAACGTCACGCCTGACTCTTTCTCCGACGGTGGCGCGCATGCGTCCACCGAAACCGCGCTGCGTCATTGCGAGCAGTTGCTGAAGGAGGGCGCCGACATCCTCGACATCGGCGGCGAATCCACCCGCCCGGGCAGTCCGGCCGTGCCGCTCGACGCCGAACTGGCGCGTGTGCTGCCGGTGGTGCGCGAGGCGGTGAAGCTGAACGTGCCGCTCTCCATCGACACCTACAAGCCCGAGGTCATGCGCGCCGTGCTCGACCTGGGCGCGGACATCGTCAACGACATCTGGGCGCTGCGCCAGCCGGGCGCGCGCGAAGCCGTGGCGGCGCACCCGTCGTGCGGCATCTGCCTGATGCACATGCACCGCGATCCGCAGACCATGCAGGCCGTGCCCATGCAGGGCGACGTGATCCCCGAGGTGATGGCGTTCTGGGCTGCGCAGTTGGCGCAGCTTCACGCCCTGCAGATCGATCCGTCGCGCATCACGCTCGACCCGGGCGTTGGCTTCGGCAAGACCGTGGCTCAGAATTTCGCCCTGCTGGGCCGGCAGCGCGAACTGCTCGGTGCCGGCTACCCGCTTTTGCTGGGCTGGTCGCGCAAGTCGTCGATCGGCGCCGTCACAGGCATCGAAGCGGCGGGCGAACGCATCGTGCCCAGCGTCGCGGCCGCGGTGCTGGCCGTGGATCGCGGTGCCGTCATCGTGCGCGTGCACGATGTGCGCGACACGGTGGCCGCCCTCGCGGTGTGGCGCGCGATGCAAGCGGCAGCACAAACACAACAAACAAAAAAGGAACTCGCATGACCCGCAAATACTTCGGCACCGACGGCATCCGTGGCACGGTCGGCCAATCGCCCATCACGCCCGACTTCGTGCTGCGCCTCGCGCACGCCGTGGGCCGTGTGCTCAAGAAAACGGAGGCTCGGCCCCGTGTGCTGATCGGCAAGGACACCCGCATTTCGGGCTACATGCTCGAATCGGCGCTCGAATCGGGCTTCAATTCGGCCGGTGTCGACGTGGTGCTGCTGGGCCCGCTGCCCACGCCCGGCGTTGCGTACCTCACGCGTGCCCAGCGCGCGAGCCTTGGGGTGGTGATCAGCGCCAGCCACAACGCTTTTCCCGACAACGGCATCAAGTTCTTCAGCGCGCAGGGCACCAAGCTCGACGATGCGTGGGAGCTGGCCGTCGAAGCCGCGCTGGAAGAAGCGCCCGTGTGGGTTGATTCCGCGAACCTCGGCAAGGCCCGCCGCCTTGACGATGCGTCCGGCCGCTACACCGAGTTCTGCAAGAGCACCTTCTCGAACGACCTGACGCTGAGAAACATGAAGCTCGTCGTCGACGGCGCGCACGGCGCGGCCTACCAGGTGGCGCCCAACGTGTTCCATGAGTTGGGCGCGGAAGTCACCAGCATCGGCTGCGCACCCGATGGGTTGAACATCAACAAGGGCTTCGGCGCGACCCATCCTGAAGCGCTGGTCGCCGCGGTGATCGCACAGAAAGCCGACTACGGCATTGCGCTCGACGGTGACGCCGACCGCCTGCAACTGGTCGATGCCAGCGGGCGCCTCTTCAACGGCGACGAACTGCTCTACCTGATGGTGGCCGAGCGCATCGCGCGCGGCGAGAAGCCGCAGGGCGTGGTCGGCACGCTGATGACCAACAAGGCGGTGGAGGTCGCGCTGCGCGGTCAGGGCATCGAGTTCGTGCGCGCCAAGGTGGGCGACCGCTACGTGCTCGAAGAGCTCGACAAGCGCGGCTGGCTCCTGGGCGGCGAGGGCTCGGGCCACCTGCTCGCGCTCGACCGCCACACCACCGGAGACGGCATCGTGAGCGCTCTGCAGGTGCTGCAGGCGTGCGTCCGCAGCGGCAAGACGGTGGCGCAGCTGCTCGAAGGCGTCACGCTGTTCCCACAGACGCTGATCAACGTGCGCCTCGCGCCCGACCAGAACTGGAAGGACAACAAGGCGCTGGCCAGCGAAACGCAGCGCATCGAGGCCGAGCTGGGCGACGGCGGCCGCGTGCTGATCCGCGCGAGCGGCACCGAGCCGCTGGTTCGCGTGATGGTCGAGGCACGCGATGCCAAGCAGTCCAGGTCGTGTGCAGAACGCCTTGCGGCGACGCTCGAGCCGGCGCAGTGAGCATTGAAACCCTGATCGCGGACTACCGCGACGCCGCACAGGCGGCCGCGCTGGTCGACCTGCTCGACGCCTATGCCCGAGATCCGGCCGGTGGCGGCACGCCGCTCGACGCCGCTGTGCGCGAAGGCTTGCCCGCGGCACTGGCGGCGCGTCCGCAGGCCTTCAGCGTGTTGGCTTTCGATGGCGACAAGCCCGTCGGCCTGATCAACTGCATCGAGGGTTTCTCGACCTTCGCCTGCAAACCGCTGGTCAACGTGCACGACGTGGTCGTGCTGCCCAGCCATCGCGGCCAGCGCGTCGCGCAGCAGATGTTCGCCCGGGTGGAAGAAGAGGCGCGCAAGCGAGGCGCCTGCAAGCTCACGCTCGAAGTGCTTTCGGGCAACGCACCGGCGCTCCGCGCCTATGAGCGCGAAGGCTTCATCGGCTATCAGCTCGACCCGGCTTTCGGGCACGCGGTCTTTCTGCAGAAGAAGCTCTGAAAAGAAAAAGGGCCGAGGCGAATGGATCGCCGTCGGCCCTCACCCCAACCCTCTCCCCGAGGGGAGAGGGCGCAAGACAACGAATCAGAAGCGCGTAACGGGCGCTTCGGCGTCGGTCTTGTTGGGCGCGTACTTGCCCAGCTCCCATTTCGCGATCGCATTGCGGTGCACTTCGTCCGGGCCGTCCGCAAAGCGCAGCGTGCGCGCGCCGGCATAGGCGTAGGCGAGCGGGAAGTCGTCGCACATGCCGCCGCCGCCGTGGACCTGCATGGCCCAGTCGATCACCTGGCAGGCCATGCTCGGCGCGACCACCTTGATCATCGCGATTTCGTTCTTCGCGACCTTGTTGCCGGCCACGTCCATGAGCCAGGCCGCCTTGAGCGTGAGCAGGCGGGCCATGTCGATCTTGCAGCGTGCTTCGGCGATGCGCTCCTGCGTCACCGTCTGCGAGGCGACGGTCTTGCCGAAGGCGACGCGCGAGGAGGCGCGCTTGCACATCAGTTCGAGCGCGCGCTCGGCCAGGCCGATCAGGCGCATGCAGTGGTGGATGCGTCCCGGGCCAAGGCGGCCTTGCGCGATTTCGAAGCCGCGGCCTTCGCCGAGCAGGATGTTGTCGACAGGCACGCGCACGTTCTCGAAGTACATCTCGACGTGGCCGTGCGGCGCATCGTCGTAGCCCATCACGTTCAGCGGGCGCACGATGCGGATGCCCTTGGCATCGGCCGGCACGATCACCATGCTTTGCTGCGAGTGGCGCGGCGCGTCCGGATCGCTCTTGCCCATGGTGATGAAGACGGCGCAGCGCGGATCGGCCGCGCCCGAAATCCACCACTTGTGGCCGTTGATCACGTACTCGTCGCCTTCACGCGTGATGCGGGTCGAGATGTTGGTCGCGTCGCTCGATGCGACATCGGGTTCGGTCATCGCGAAGGCCGAGCGGATCTGGCCTTCGAGCAGCGGCTTGAGCCAGCGCGCCTTGATGGCTTCGGAGCCGTAGCGGGCGATGGTTTCCATGTTGCCGGTGTCCGGCGCGGAGCAGTTGAAGGCTTCCGACGCCCATGGCACGTGGCCCATGATTTCGGCCAGCGGCGCGTATTCCTGGTTGGTGAGGCCCGCGCCTTCGTAGCCCGAGGCGGCGGCGCTGTCAACCGGCAGGAACAGGTTCCACAGGCCCTGGGCCTTGGCCTTTTCCTTGACCTTCTCGACGGTCTTCAACGCGGTCCAGCGCTTGCCGGCGGCCGTGTTGGCAGCCAGCTCGGCGGAATACTCGGCTTCGGCCGGGTAGATGTGCGCGTCCATGAAGTCGCTGACGCGCTTTTGCAGTTCCTTGGTCTTGGCCGAATATTCGAAGTCCATGCTGTCTCCTGGTGGGGGTGATTGGGCGGAGGGGGAGGGCCTGGTTACGCCTTTTGGGCGAATTGCCAGGCCATCTCGGCCATCGGTCTCGCGCCGCGCGCTGACGCCACGGCTTGCTCGCTCGATGCAGTACCGGCCTCGACCCGCTTCGCGATGCCCTGCAGGATTGCAGCCATGCGGAACAGGTTGTAGGCCTGATAGAAATTCCAGTCGGGTGCCAGTGCCTCGGGTGTGCTGATGCGCGTGCGCTCGCAGTACCGGCGGATGTATTCGCTCTCGGTGGGAATGCCCAGCGCCGCGACGTCCACGCCGCCGATGCCGCGGCCGGTGGTGGGCGGCATGTGCCACGACATGCAGTGGTAGCTGAAGTCCGCGAGCGGATGGCCCAGCGTGGAGAGCTCCCAGTCGAGCACCGCGATGATCCGCGGCTCGGTGGCGTGGAACATCACGTTGTCGAGGCGGTAGTCGCCATGGACGATCGAGACCTTGCTCTCGTCGCGCGCGCTCGCCGGCATGTGGGCGGGGAACCAGTCGATCAGCCGCTCCATGGCCTCGATCGGCTGCGACAGTTCGCCGGTGCCATCGGCCGAGGCCTTGTACTGTTTGCTCCAGCGGCCGATCTGGCGCTCGAAGTAGTTGCCGGGCTTGCCGTAGTCGGCCAGGCCCCGCGCGGCGAAGTCGACCGTGTGCAGCGCCGCGATGACGCGGTTCATCTCG
This region of Variovorax sp. RKNM96 genomic DNA includes:
- the folP gene encoding dihydropteroate synthase, coding for MGIVNVTPDSFSDGGAHASTETALRHCEQLLKEGADILDIGGESTRPGSPAVPLDAELARVLPVVREAVKLNVPLSIDTYKPEVMRAVLDLGADIVNDIWALRQPGAREAVAAHPSCGICLMHMHRDPQTMQAVPMQGDVIPEVMAFWAAQLAQLHALQIDPSRITLDPGVGFGKTVAQNFALLGRQRELLGAGYPLLLGWSRKSSIGAVTGIEAAGERIVPSVAAAVLAVDRGAVIVRVHDVRDTVAALAVWRAMQAAAQTQQTKKELA
- the glmM gene encoding phosphoglucosamine mutase; the encoded protein is MTRKYFGTDGIRGTVGQSPITPDFVLRLAHAVGRVLKKTEARPRVLIGKDTRISGYMLESALESGFNSAGVDVVLLGPLPTPGVAYLTRAQRASLGVVISASHNAFPDNGIKFFSAQGTKLDDAWELAVEAALEEAPVWVDSANLGKARRLDDASGRYTEFCKSTFSNDLTLRNMKLVVDGAHGAAYQVAPNVFHELGAEVTSIGCAPDGLNINKGFGATHPEALVAAVIAQKADYGIALDGDADRLQLVDASGRLFNGDELLYLMVAERIARGEKPQGVVGTLMTNKAVEVALRGQGIEFVRAKVGDRYVLEELDKRGWLLGGEGSGHLLALDRHTTGDGIVSALQVLQACVRSGKTVAQLLEGVTLFPQTLINVRLAPDQNWKDNKALASETQRIEAELGDGGRVLIRASGTEPLVRVMVEARDAKQSRSCAERLAATLEPAQ
- a CDS encoding GNAT family N-acetyltransferase, with protein sequence MSIETLIADYRDAAQAAALVDLLDAYARDPAGGGTPLDAAVREGLPAALAARPQAFSVLAFDGDKPVGLINCIEGFSTFACKPLVNVHDVVVLPSHRGQRVAQQMFARVEEEARKRGACKLTLEVLSGNAPALRAYEREGFIGYQLDPAFGHAVFLQKKL
- a CDS encoding acyl-CoA dehydrogenase family protein, encoding MDFEYSAKTKELQKRVSDFMDAHIYPAEAEYSAELAANTAAGKRWTALKTVEKVKEKAKAQGLWNLFLPVDSAAASGYEGAGLTNQEYAPLAEIMGHVPWASEAFNCSAPDTGNMETIARYGSEAIKARWLKPLLEGQIRSAFAMTEPDVASSDATNISTRITREGDEYVINGHKWWISGAADPRCAVFITMGKSDPDAPRHSQQSMVIVPADAKGIRIVRPLNVMGYDDAPHGHVEMYFENVRVPVDNILLGEGRGFEIAQGRLGPGRIHHCMRLIGLAERALELMCKRASSRVAFGKTVASQTVTQERIAEARCKIDMARLLTLKAAWLMDVAGNKVAKNEIAMIKVVAPSMACQVIDWAMQVHGGGGMCDDFPLAYAYAGARTLRFADGPDEVHRNAIAKWELGKYAPNKTDAEAPVTRF
- a CDS encoding phosphotransferase, giving the protein MSQDFSNFVGTRAVSQQHAFDIEVLAAWLAKNLDGFKGPLTVEMFKGGQSNPTYKLVTPSQSYVMRAKPGPVAKLLRSAHAVEREFKVMSGLQGTDVPVPRMHCLCEDESVIGRAFYVMEFMQGRVLWDQSLPGFSNAERAAYYDEMNRVIAALHTVDFAARGLADYGKPGNYFERQIGRWSKQYKASADGTGELSQPIEAMERLIDWFPAHMPASARDESKVSIVHGDYRLDNVMFHATEPRIIAVLDWELSTLGHPLADFSYHCMSWHMPPTTGRGIGGVDVAALGIPTESEYIRRYCERTRISTPEALAPDWNFYQAYNLFRMAAILQGIAKRVEAGTASSEQAVASARGARPMAEMAWQFAQKA